One Desulfosoma caldarium DNA segment encodes these proteins:
- a CDS encoding SoxR reducing system RseC family protein — MVRCATVLKVATGRAFVVVESGGLNCPTCSARGACTPPRSRQAKRPLEVLDPIGVRVGERVEILFPAKSLWTLSVLFFGLPAGAVLFGSVWASLVGWTSTAACVMSACAALGLALVLSTLIYRKINRGEEGFPTIVRIVTAMAPTLQDPRTPGRADGEFRSVSKMSP; from the coding sequence ATGGTTCGATGCGCCACGGTGCTCAAGGTTGCCACGGGGCGGGCTTTCGTGGTTGTGGAAAGCGGCGGGCTAAACTGTCCCACATGCTCTGCTCGCGGCGCTTGCACGCCGCCGCGCTCACGACAAGCGAAGCGCCCTTTGGAAGTTTTGGACCCCATAGGGGTTCGCGTGGGAGAGAGGGTAGAAATTCTGTTTCCCGCCAAGTCCTTGTGGACGCTTTCGGTTCTTTTCTTTGGGCTTCCCGCAGGGGCCGTGCTGTTCGGAAGCGTTTGGGCTTCCCTGGTGGGATGGACGTCCACGGCGGCATGCGTCATGAGCGCCTGCGCGGCTCTCGGCCTCGCTCTGGTTTTAAGTACTTTGATTTATCGAAAAATAAACCGCGGGGAGGAAGGCTTTCCGACGATTGTGCGGATCGTCACGGCCATGGCGCCGACTTTACAAGACCCAAGAACACCTGGTCGTGCCGACGGAGAATTTAGGAGCGTGTCTAAAATGAGCCCATGA
- the rnhA gene encoding ribonuclease HI, which translates to MKTVEIFTDGACSGNPGPGGWAALLRYQGHEKTLSGSSPWTTSNQMELTAVVEALKALKEPCHVVLYTDSQYLQKGMTQWIHKWKKNGWKTSRKEPVKNKDLWEALDRLVQKHRVAWHWIAGHVGHRENEICDTLARAAIPSKNRRPT; encoded by the coding sequence ATGAAAACCGTGGAAATTTTCACCGACGGGGCATGTTCGGGCAATCCAGGGCCCGGAGGCTGGGCTGCGCTGTTGCGTTATCAGGGTCACGAGAAGACCCTAAGCGGCTCATCACCGTGGACCACCAGCAACCAGATGGAACTGACCGCCGTCGTGGAAGCGCTCAAGGCCTTGAAGGAGCCGTGCCATGTGGTGCTTTATACCGATTCCCAGTATCTGCAAAAGGGCATGACCCAGTGGATCCACAAGTGGAAGAAAAACGGCTGGAAGACCAGTCGCAAGGAACCTGTAAAGAATAAAGATCTATGGGAGGCACTGGATCGCCTAGTTCAAAAGCATCGAGTGGCATGGCACTGGATCGCGGGGCATGTAGGCCATCGGGAAAACGAAATCTGCGACACCCTAGCCCGGGCGGCCATTCCCTCGAAAAATCGGCGGCCCACGTGA
- a CDS encoding DHH family phosphoesterase, producing the protein MAPNKPPGFSASLRPRSRKDALQRLYSLVQSKDRILITIDPDPDSIAAAFALKRLLWRRVYSTTVGIIRPIRRLNNLTMVRLLKLPLVLLEDKKLDEFNRFFLVDGQPTHNEFFQKFDYSLVIDHHPITALPEIPFVDIRPEYGATSTILTEYLKAAKIKPSKTLATALIYGIKTDTRNFERQSREEDVRAFHYLYDKVYQGTLRKIEISDLSLKDLTYFCEAIKNKTVVKDRIYTHLPLVPSADILVILADFLLKVHDISWSIVSSVVDNTLVVIVRNDGYRKNAGRSVQNAFGAWGSAGGHRAAARAEIPLERLKTVVKKKTPMAYARFVRHRLRAS; encoded by the coding sequence ATGGCGCCCAATAAGCCTCCGGGATTTTCCGCATCCTTAAGACCTCGCTCTCGAAAGGACGCTCTGCAGCGCCTCTATAGCTTGGTGCAGAGCAAAGACCGCATCCTCATCACGATCGATCCGGACCCGGATTCCATCGCCGCCGCCTTTGCCCTGAAACGGCTGCTATGGCGCCGTGTCTATTCCACCACCGTCGGTATCATTCGACCCATTCGTCGACTGAACAACCTAACCATGGTTCGCCTGCTCAAACTTCCCCTTGTGCTTCTTGAGGACAAGAAGCTTGACGAGTTCAATCGCTTTTTCCTGGTGGACGGCCAGCCGACCCATAACGAATTCTTTCAAAAGTTCGACTACTCCCTGGTCATCGACCACCATCCCATCACAGCACTGCCGGAGATTCCCTTTGTGGACATTCGACCCGAGTACGGAGCCACCTCCACGATCCTCACGGAATACCTCAAGGCCGCCAAGATCAAACCATCCAAAACCCTGGCCACGGCACTCATTTACGGCATCAAAACGGACACTCGAAACTTCGAGCGCCAGAGCCGCGAAGAAGACGTTCGAGCGTTCCACTATCTCTACGACAAAGTGTACCAAGGGACACTGCGCAAGATCGAAATCTCCGACCTGTCCCTCAAGGATTTGACCTATTTTTGCGAAGCCATCAAGAACAAGACGGTGGTCAAAGATCGCATCTACACCCATCTGCCTCTGGTTCCTTCCGCCGACATCTTGGTCATCTTGGCTGACTTTCTGCTCAAAGTCCATGACATCTCTTGGAGCATCGTCAGTTCTGTTGTGGACAACACCCTCGTGGTCATTGTGCGCAACGACGGCTACCGCAAGAACGCCGGCCGAAGCGTGCAAAATGCCTTTGGCGCCTGGGGCAGCGCCGGAGGCCATCGAGCGGCGGCGCGGGCGGAAATCCCTTTGGAACGCCTAAAAACCGTGGTGAAGAAAAAGACCCCCATGGCTTATGCCAGGTTCGTTCGCCACCGACTGCGCGCGTCCTAA
- a CDS encoding arginase family protein — translation MVTGIVYHPSFSRRSYLTQGSRLQDFPQALQPLLQDARFVLMESPPISEEWILKVHSRELLDGVMRDTLCSTAWHSAGGVVLGAEKIALGEIRNAFAFIGAGGHHSGRDFFGGYCCFNDVVLAITVLRERHGLRRFAILDTDAHHGDGTRDLVRHDPDVLHVCLCYSAYESPDGTKVDVPVPGGPIMWRVFEGVKDEPSGLETDTDRRYYETARRSFYERCLNFQPELIFWYFGFDTHRGDYGDIGLSRAAYLLIARMMKELAEKTCAGRLEVVLGGGSRSDIARHCIPPIIAILGGLNP, via the coding sequence ATGGTCACCGGAATTGTCTATCATCCCAGTTTCAGTCGCCGCAGTTACCTCACCCAGGGATCGCGACTTCAGGATTTTCCTCAAGCTCTCCAACCCCTGCTGCAGGATGCGCGCTTTGTGCTCATGGAATCCCCGCCCATTTCTGAAGAATGGATTTTGAAAGTGCACAGCCGCGAGCTTTTGGATGGCGTGATGCGGGATACGCTCTGTTCCACAGCGTGGCATTCCGCCGGCGGTGTGGTGTTGGGGGCCGAAAAGATCGCTTTGGGGGAAATCCGCAACGCTTTTGCGTTCATCGGGGCCGGGGGTCATCACAGCGGTCGGGATTTTTTTGGAGGCTACTGCTGTTTCAACGACGTGGTGCTGGCCATCACAGTGTTGCGGGAGCGCCATGGGTTGCGCCGTTTTGCCATTTTGGACACGGACGCGCATCACGGTGACGGCACAAGAGACCTGGTGCGCCACGATCCGGATGTGCTTCACGTGTGTTTGTGCTACAGTGCCTACGAATCCCCGGACGGCACCAAGGTGGATGTACCCGTGCCGGGTGGCCCTATTATGTGGCGGGTGTTTGAAGGCGTAAAGGATGAGCCGTCCGGCCTCGAAACGGACACGGATCGCCGCTATTACGAAACGGCGCGAAGATCTTTTTATGAACGGTGCCTGAATTTTCAGCCCGAGCTCATCTTTTGGTATTTTGGTTTCGATACGCACCGCGGGGATTACGGAGACATTGGATTGAGCCGCGCAGCGTACCTGCTCATCGCCCGCATGATGAAAGAACTAGCGGAAAAGACTTGCGCAGGGCGCCTGGAAGTGGTCTTGGGTGGCGGCTCGCGCAGTGACATTGCCCGCCACTGCATTCCCCCCATCATTGCCATTTTGGGAGGGCTTAACCCATGA
- a CDS encoding RNA 2'-phosphotransferase family protein, with protein sequence MSRRVPLKTLAKILTTMACASPHEYGLFWDDDGTMPWKEFYWALLEDPRLRFVRESTLKELTLLGYTLPFVLDGSRLRRIADASPARPYPCVDPPDRLYTGIRPRHLAAVRAEGLRALHRSYVPLWANQGTAERMARRRVARPLVLEIRAREAHEAGGVFYQAGEDFFLARAVDAAHVVFPMIALEETKGKEPEAQPPRRPAPFASKQEVRADFGSFRLEAHHLQGLFSDRGLQGPRTKASSGKKGSKKDGSWKKAARKERRKREV encoded by the coding sequence ATGAGCCGGCGTGTGCCTCTTAAGACCCTGGCCAAGATTTTGACCACCATGGCTTGCGCGTCACCCCACGAGTACGGCCTCTTTTGGGACGACGACGGCACCATGCCGTGGAAGGAATTTTATTGGGCTTTGCTGGAGGATCCTCGGCTGCGTTTCGTCCGCGAATCCACTCTAAAGGAGCTGACTCTCTTAGGGTACACCCTACCCTTTGTCCTGGATGGGTCGCGCTTGCGTCGGATCGCCGACGCTTCGCCCGCTCGGCCATACCCTTGCGTGGACCCTCCAGATCGCCTGTACACGGGCATTCGCCCTCGGCACCTTGCCGCTGTGCGCGCAGAAGGCCTTCGAGCCCTGCACCGATCCTATGTTCCTCTGTGGGCGAATCAAGGCACCGCGGAACGCATGGCTCGGCGCCGCGTGGCCCGGCCTTTGGTGTTGGAGATTCGAGCTCGAGAAGCCCATGAGGCTGGCGGAGTGTTTTATCAGGCCGGGGAAGATTTTTTTCTGGCTAGGGCTGTGGATGCGGCTCATGTGGTGTTTCCCATGATTGCCCTTGAGGAGACGAAGGGAAAAGAGCCGGAGGCTCAGCCGCCCCGTCGCCCGGCACCTTTTGCTTCCAAGCAGGAGGTTCGCGCCGATTTCGGTTCCTTTCGTCTGGAAGCTCATCACCTGCAGGGGCTCTTTTCGGACCGAGGGCTTCAAGGACCCCGCACCAAGGCCTCTTCGGGAAAGAAAGGCTCTAAGAAGGATGGGAGCTGGAAAAAGGCTGCGCGCAAGGAACGGCGCAAGCGCGAAGTGTGA
- a CDS encoding ABC transporter ATP-binding protein has protein sequence MLQLVDLHVKYGQIEVLHGIQITVNPGEIVTILGANGAGKSTTLLTISSLVKPSKGAVMLEGAPLHKLPPHEVVRRGVAHVPEGRRIFGTLTVQENLNLGAFTRNDTARIHQTLDWIYELFPILAERRRQLAGTLSGGEQQMLAIARGLMSQPRILLLDEPSLGLAPLLVKTIFQTIRNINASGVTIVLVEQNARAALKLAHRGYVLEVGRIVLEDSAQGLLANPDVQKAYLGGA, from the coding sequence ATGCTTCAGCTCGTGGATCTTCATGTGAAGTACGGCCAAATCGAGGTGCTGCACGGCATCCAGATCACGGTAAACCCTGGGGAAATCGTAACCATTCTCGGTGCCAACGGTGCCGGAAAGTCGACCACTTTGCTCACCATTAGCAGCCTGGTTAAGCCGTCGAAAGGAGCGGTGATGCTGGAAGGTGCACCCCTTCATAAACTACCGCCTCACGAAGTGGTGCGCCGAGGAGTGGCCCACGTGCCGGAAGGGCGCCGCATCTTTGGCACCCTCACGGTTCAGGAAAATCTGAATCTTGGAGCCTTTACGCGAAACGACACGGCCCGCATTCACCAGACTCTGGATTGGATCTACGAACTGTTTCCCATTTTGGCGGAAAGGCGCCGACAACTGGCCGGCACTTTGAGCGGCGGGGAACAACAGATGCTGGCCATCGCGCGAGGGCTCATGAGTCAGCCGCGAATTCTGCTGCTGGATGAGCCCAGTCTGGGCTTGGCTCCGCTTCTTGTGAAAACCATCTTTCAAACTATTCGGAACATCAACGCGTCGGGCGTCACCATCGTCTTGGTGGAACAAAACGCTCGAGCAGCCCTCAAGCTGGCCCATCGAGGCTACGTGCTGGAAGTGGGCCGCATCGTGCTGGAAGACTCGGCCCAGGGACTTCTCGCCAATCCCGACGTCCAAAAGGCCTACCTGGGTGGCGCTTAA
- a CDS encoding ABC transporter ATP-binding protein yields the protein MSLLRLRRLTKSFGGLTAVHNVSFDVNVGSIVGLIGPNGAGKTTVFNLITGIYQPDQGEILFNNTSLLGLRTHRIIGLGIGRTFQTIRLFQSLSVLENVLAGCHCRMRSGAFAAMLGLGRHRREEKEALEQAMNALAFVGLDKNPLQPAKNLSYGNQRLLEVARALATQPKLLILDEPAGGMNEQETEALIELIRRIRSRGITVLLIEHDMNLVMRVSEKIVVLEHGSCIAEGTPWEIKANPRVIEAYLGTEED from the coding sequence GTGAGTTTGCTGCGTCTTCGGCGTTTGACCAAGTCCTTTGGCGGCCTCACAGCGGTCCACAACGTCTCATTTGACGTAAATGTTGGCAGCATCGTGGGCCTCATTGGGCCTAACGGCGCCGGAAAAACCACGGTCTTTAACCTGATCACAGGCATCTATCAACCGGATCAGGGAGAAATCCTCTTTAACAACACCTCGCTGCTGGGCTTGCGCACCCATCGCATCATCGGCCTCGGCATCGGTCGAACTTTTCAAACCATTCGCTTGTTTCAGAGTCTCTCCGTTCTGGAAAATGTGTTGGCGGGATGCCACTGCCGTATGCGCTCCGGCGCCTTTGCGGCCATGCTGGGCCTGGGGCGGCATCGGCGGGAAGAAAAAGAAGCTCTAGAGCAAGCCATGAACGCCCTTGCTTTTGTTGGACTTGACAAGAACCCTTTGCAGCCGGCCAAGAACCTTTCCTATGGCAACCAAAGGCTCCTGGAAGTGGCTCGAGCTCTGGCCACGCAGCCTAAGCTCCTTATCCTGGACGAACCCGCGGGCGGCATGAATGAACAGGAAACGGAAGCCCTCATCGAACTGATTCGAAGAATTCGATCCCGCGGCATCACGGTGCTGCTCATCGAACACGACATGAACCTGGTCATGCGAGTGTCCGAAAAGATCGTGGTTCTCGAACACGGGTCCTGCATCGCCGAAGGCACACCCTGGGAAATCAAAGCAAACCCTCGCGTCATCGAAGCCTACCTGGGGACGGAAGAAGACTGA